The following proteins are co-located in the Rippkaea orientalis PCC 8801 genome:
- a CDS encoding Sll0314/Alr1548 family TPR repeat-containing protein encodes MIGQFIKIKQISLSLSVISTIALNLWASPSFAGDPFRSTKPHKIGDKTEAAFIAIFREGNYKQAQIYLEEAVKIEANEPLAHAMRASLAYSDGDLQGLKTYADKTLESAQKLMQQDPLRGNLYTGVGHFLQGAYTFKTQGAVGAVGKLSQVFDALDKAEAQDPNDPELNLLKGYLDLILSINLPFSSPQDAIARFEKYAKPDYMVDRAIATAHRDLKQYDQALQYINQALAQTPNNPEIQYLKGQILLNIGIKNKSTQSGQEAFTYFEQAMTKKDQLPKSVQISLDHDHRKVQNCLKENWKPGC; translated from the coding sequence ATGATCGGGCAATTCATAAAAATTAAACAGATTTCTCTGTCTTTGTCAGTTATTAGCACAATAGCCTTGAATTTATGGGCTAGTCCGTCCTTTGCGGGAGATCCCTTCCGTTCTACTAAGCCCCATAAAATCGGCGATAAAACCGAAGCAGCGTTTATTGCAATTTTTCGGGAAGGAAACTATAAACAAGCGCAAATTTATCTCGAAGAAGCCGTTAAAATTGAAGCCAATGAACCCCTAGCCCACGCCATGCGGGCTTCTCTGGCTTATTCTGATGGTGACTTACAAGGACTAAAAACCTATGCCGACAAAACCCTCGAATCAGCCCAAAAACTGATGCAACAAGATCCCTTGCGCGGTAATCTTTACACTGGGGTCGGTCATTTTCTTCAAGGAGCTTATACGTTTAAAACCCAAGGAGCAGTAGGCGCAGTCGGCAAACTGTCTCAAGTGTTTGATGCCCTTGATAAAGCAGAAGCCCAAGACCCCAATGATCCCGAATTAAATCTCTTAAAAGGTTATCTTGACTTAATTTTATCGATTAATTTACCTTTTTCTAGTCCTCAAGACGCGATAGCCCGTTTTGAAAAATATGCTAAACCTGACTATATGGTGGATCGAGCGATCGCCACAGCCCATCGGGATTTAAAACAATACGATCAAGCCTTACAATATATCAATCAAGCCTTAGCTCAAACCCCTAATAACCCGGAAATACAGTACCTAAAAGGTCAAATCCTTTTAAATATCGGGATTAAAAACAAAAGTACACAAAGCGGACAAGAAGCCTTTACCTACTTCGAGCAAGCGATGACCAAAAAGGATCAGTTACCGAAAAGCGTACAAATATCCTTAGACCACGACCACAGAAAAGTACAAAATTGCCTTAAAGAAAATTGGAAACCCGGTTGTTAA
- a CDS encoding dienelactone hydrolase family protein: MAKLLGLIIGTVLLIICSHSLMPMMSQATIAQETANQLWLSHQKDSPIPSPLLAQNPTASVTEESVTYGSLNNKDLVGYLARPSENQESLPALIVIHEWWGLNDNIKAMTRQLAAEGYTALAVDLYRGQGAETPEKARELVTQASSTPKQLEDNLKAAYQYLQQEQKAPKIASIGWCFGGTWSLNTALLFPDQLDATVIYYGGGITTDPDQLKQLQMPILGIFGELDQNPPVETVKRFEQVLNSLNKSAEIYIYEKAEHAFANPSGTRYNAEAAKDAWTKTTAFLEKHLK, translated from the coding sequence ATGGCTAAATTATTAGGGTTAATTATTGGAACGGTTTTATTAATTATTTGTAGCCATAGTTTAATGCCGATGATGAGTCAGGCAACCATCGCTCAAGAAACGGCTAATCAACTTTGGCTTTCTCATCAAAAGGATTCACCCATTCCTTCGCCTTTACTAGCACAAAATCCCACTGCATCAGTGACAGAGGAATCCGTTACTTATGGTAGCTTAAATAATAAGGATTTAGTGGGTTATTTAGCCCGTCCTAGTGAAAATCAGGAGTCGTTACCGGCCTTAATTGTCATTCATGAATGGTGGGGACTCAATGACAATATTAAGGCAATGACTCGACAATTGGCAGCAGAAGGCTATACCGCTTTAGCCGTTGATCTTTATCGAGGCCAAGGAGCAGAAACCCCTGAAAAAGCGAGGGAATTAGTAACTCAAGCCAGTAGTACCCCTAAGCAATTAGAAGACAATCTCAAAGCAGCTTATCAATATTTACAACAGGAACAAAAAGCTCCTAAAATAGCGAGTATTGGTTGGTGTTTTGGGGGGACTTGGTCGTTAAATACAGCCTTATTATTTCCCGATCAACTCGATGCTACCGTGATTTATTATGGGGGAGGAATTACCACCGATCCAGACCAGTTAAAACAGTTACAAATGCCCATTTTAGGGATTTTTGGAGAACTTGATCAAAATCCTCCGGTGGAAACGGTTAAACGTTTTGAACAAGTGCTTAATTCTCTGAATAAATCAGCAGAAATTTATATCTATGAAAAGGCCGAACACGCCTTTGCTAATCCATCAGGAACTCGCTATAATGCCGAAGCGGCTAAGGATGCTTGGACTAAGACCACAGCTTTTTTAGAAAAACACCTCAAGTGA
- a CDS encoding GNAT family N-acetyltransferase, translating into MIRPITLNDTDAVIALVNSIELFSSDELEMLSEMLTDSLSKDSQSNSEPFWMTDDNDGLVGVAYCEPERMTRGTWNLQLIAVHPTYQRQGRGANLLLFIEQTLAQRGARLLLVETMGTPDFDYVREFYRKNGYSEEARIRDFYAQEADKIVFRKVL; encoded by the coding sequence ATGATCCGACCAATTACACTCAATGACACAGATGCAGTGATCGCTTTAGTCAACTCCATTGAGCTATTTTCTTCAGACGAACTAGAGATGTTGTCTGAGATGTTGACAGATTCCTTGAGTAAAGATAGTCAAAGTAACAGTGAGCCTTTCTGGATGACAGACGATAATGATGGACTTGTGGGAGTAGCCTACTGTGAACCAGAACGAATGACTAGAGGAACATGGAATCTACAATTAATTGCTGTCCACCCTACTTATCAAAGACAAGGTAGGGGGGCTAACCTGCTACTGTTTATTGAGCAAACTTTGGCACAACGAGGGGCGCGGCTTTTACTGGTTGAGACAATGGGTACACCAGATTTTGATTATGTACGAGAATTTTATCGAAAGAACGGCTACAGTGAGGAGGCACGGATACGGGACTTCTATGCACAAGAAGCAGACAAAATTGTTTTCCGTAAGGTATTGTAG
- a CDS encoding TetR/AcrR family transcriptional regulator encodes MSYDDRRIEIANAAWQVIIREGLDRASMRAIAQELGTSTGVVTHYFRDKEELILFALERVFDKLLEDIKVCTQEHQGIERLEQMILKALPQEMTDKADWKVWVAFLGYSIGREHLVEEHRKRYNFLRQMISQELVDLQRANLIRGDLNLTLEANALIALVDGIGTGVVISPEQFSAEQQQYLVQRHIQTLLISS; translated from the coding sequence ATGAGTTATGATGATCGTCGTATTGAAATTGCTAATGCGGCATGGCAGGTAATTATCCGTGAAGGATTAGATCGTGCTAGTATGCGGGCGATCGCACAGGAACTTGGTACGTCGACTGGGGTTGTTACCCACTACTTTCGAGATAAAGAAGAGTTGATATTATTTGCCCTAGAACGAGTATTTGACAAGCTTTTAGAAGATATCAAAGTCTGTACCCAGGAACACCAAGGAATTGAGAGGTTAGAACAGATGATTCTGAAGGCTCTCCCTCAGGAGATGACTGACAAAGCAGATTGGAAAGTTTGGGTGGCGTTTTTAGGTTATTCGATTGGGCGGGAACATTTAGTTGAGGAACATCGAAAACGCTATAATTTCTTACGGCAAATGATTTCTCAAGAATTAGTTGACTTGCAAAGAGCAAATCTAATTCGAGGGGATCTTAATTTAACTCTTGAAGCCAATGCACTGATTGCTCTAGTCGATGGTATTGGCACTGGAGTCGTCATCTCTCCTGAGCAGTTCTCAGCAGAGCAACAGCAATACCTAGTGCAGCGACATATTCAGACGTTACTCATCTCTTCTTGA
- a CDS encoding DUF4388 domain-containing protein has product MINSEHSKKSTLPNIWTTSSTYKQSSPSTIALQDFATLEQARLFRSLKNDQFSGRLVLQDSKGVESNVYFYLGRIIYATGGVHSGRRWQRSILKHCPEIRACNEAMLAAAIAGNHPISWEYQLLGNWFNEQKISRTKMLQIIEAIVTELLFDLMQSSKVSYVLYPDKFPSASIVFLDSDRVVVQAWKLWQAWQQSKLADRSPNQAPVIKSASALRQRTSPQTYEVLTRYLDGNRSLRDIAAQRNQDVLQLTNSLILYVQLGLVHLVDIPDFPKCLNSLQKARSKTNSGKLIGCIDENIIACQRLENIIKPAGYKFIGSYDEIQAINLFLAQKPDLIFVDGDMTTTSGHKVYQQIRQISALRKVPLVLLSHNALMFNHLQAKVDGFSDFLPKPVKVQQVLAMINKHLEPSAVA; this is encoded by the coding sequence ATGATAAACTCTGAACACTCGAAAAAATCGACCTTACCTAACATTTGGACGACATCATCAACTTATAAACAATCATCTCCATCAACCATTGCTCTTCAGGACTTTGCTACCCTAGAACAAGCCCGATTATTTCGATCCTTAAAGAACGATCAGTTTAGTGGTCGATTGGTGTTACAAGATAGTAAAGGAGTAGAATCAAACGTTTATTTTTATCTAGGTCGGATTATTTATGCAACAGGTGGAGTTCACTCAGGGAGACGGTGGCAACGGAGTATTCTGAAGCATTGTCCAGAAATCAGAGCTTGTAATGAGGCGATGCTGGCCGCGGCTATTGCCGGAAATCACCCCATCAGTTGGGAATATCAACTCTTGGGGAATTGGTTCAACGAGCAAAAGATTAGCCGTACCAAAATGTTACAAATTATTGAAGCAATTGTCACTGAATTATTATTTGATTTGATGCAAAGTTCAAAGGTAAGTTATGTTCTCTATCCTGATAAATTCCCCTCAGCTTCGATTGTTTTTCTGGATAGCGATCGCGTAGTGGTTCAAGCTTGGAAATTATGGCAAGCTTGGCAACAATCAAAATTAGCTGATCGCTCTCCTAATCAAGCTCCTGTGATTAAAAGTGCTTCAGCTTTAAGACAACGGACTTCCCCCCAAACCTATGAGGTATTAACCCGATATCTCGACGGCAATCGTAGCTTACGAGACATTGCAGCCCAAAGAAATCAAGATGTCTTACAATTAACTAACTCCTTAATTTTATACGTTCAATTAGGATTAGTTCACTTAGTAGATATTCCCGATTTTCCTAAATGCCTGAACTCGCTACAAAAAGCACGGTCAAAGACAAATAGTGGGAAATTAATTGGCTGTATCGATGAAAATATTATCGCTTGTCAACGGTTAGAAAATATTATTAAACCGGCCGGTTATAAGTTTATTGGAAGCTATGATGAAATCCAAGCAATTAATCTCTTTCTCGCGCAAAAACCGGATTTAATTTTTGTGGACGGAGACATGACAACGACTTCAGGTCATAAAGTATATCAGCAAATTCGACAAATTTCTGCTTTACGAAAAGTTCCTCTGGTGTTATTGTCCCATAATGCCCTCATGTTCAATCATTTACAGGCGAAAGTTGATGGATTTTCTGATTTTCTGCCTAAACCCGTCAAAGTTCAACAAGTGCTGGCAATGATCAATAAACACCTTGAACCTTCTGCTGTCGCTTAA
- a CDS encoding ParB N-terminal domain-containing protein, with product MVIIKEIPLAQIRRPLPRQTDPNKVAALMASIAQEGLREPIDVLEVEGNYYGFSGCHRYEAHQRLGKETIKCRVRQAPLSVLKKHLA from the coding sequence ATGGTTATCATCAAAGAAATTCCGTTAGCACAAATTCGTCGTCCTCTACCGAGACAAACTGATCCTAATAAAGTTGCTGCTTTAATGGCCTCCATTGCACAGGAGGGACTGAGGGAACCCATCGATGTTTTAGAAGTAGAAGGAAATTATTATGGATTTTCTGGTTGTCACCGTTACGAAGCTCATCAACGTCTAGGCAAAGAAACCATTAAATGTCGGGTGCGTCAGGCACCATTATCGGTATTAAAAAAACACTTAGCCTAG
- a CDS encoding helix-turn-helix domain-containing protein yields MKTTQTYETNHQKLLLLMQQAGLTSLSQLSEISGVSQWQLNRLLVGLILKMPLETLVNIAKALQVSLEQLLNEFAGEHTSSSSSLGQQENPQELESLKREYQSLQDQLDQQKQILEKEFQQSSLEVLESWLLQWPTAAVVAKKNPQLSAVKLLPLVKPITELLKQWNVETNATVGEKVPYDPQIHQLLEGSGEVEPGDMVMVRYVGYCQGEKLLYRAKVSPVKQEGES; encoded by the coding sequence ATGAAGACAACACAAACCTACGAAACCAACCATCAGAAGTTATTATTACTGATGCAGCAAGCCGGTCTAACTAGCTTAAGCCAATTAAGCGAAATATCTGGGGTTTCTCAATGGCAATTAAATCGCCTCTTGGTAGGATTAATTCTGAAGATGCCTTTAGAAACCTTGGTAAATATCGCAAAAGCTTTGCAAGTTTCCCTTGAACAATTACTCAATGAATTTGCAGGAGAACATACTTCATCTTCGAGTTCTTTAGGTCAACAAGAAAACCCGCAAGAGTTGGAGTCATTAAAAAGAGAATATCAAAGCTTGCAAGACCAATTAGATCAACAGAAACAAATCCTAGAAAAAGAATTTCAACAATCGAGTTTAGAGGTCTTAGAATCTTGGCTATTACAGTGGCCAACAGCAGCAGTCGTTGCGAAAAAAAATCCCCAACTGTCGGCGGTTAAATTATTACCGTTAGTCAAACCCATTACCGAATTACTAAAACAGTGGAACGTTGAAACGAATGCCACAGTTGGGGAAAAAGTCCCCTATGACCCTCAGATACATCAATTACTCGAAGGAAGCGGGGAGGTTGAACCGGGAGATATGGTGATGGTTCGTTACGTTGGCTATTGTCAAGGGGAAAAATTACTCTATCGCGCTAAAGTCAGTCCCGTTAAGCAAGAAGGAGAAAGTTGA
- the hypE gene encoding hydrogenase expression/formation protein HypE, with protein sequence MTNFNLSCPIPLEQYPQVLLAHGGGGKLMQQLLEKMFFPAFKTTHNIPPHDSAVLSLNTNKIAFTTDSYVIHPLFFPGGDIGSLAINGTVNDLAMSGARPLYLSVGFILEEGLPMETLWRVVQSLQKAAQIAEVQIITGDTKVVDHGKGDGIFINTAGVGIVEHNQVIAPQSVQPGDAILISGDLGRHGIAIMAVREGLEFETAIESDCAPLSTLVLEMLDAGVEIHCLRDLTRGGLASALNEIATGAGVTLKVQETAIPVAEDVQGACEILGFDPLYVANEGRLVAFIPQNSVSRALEILRSHHQQASIIGQVTGTGTGMGLVTLESRIGASRILDMLSGEQLPRIC encoded by the coding sequence ATGACCAATTTTAATCTATCGTGTCCTATTCCCCTAGAACAATATCCCCAAGTGTTACTAGCCCATGGAGGGGGAGGAAAATTGATGCAGCAATTGCTCGAAAAGATGTTTTTTCCAGCGTTTAAAACTACTCATAATATCCCCCCACACGACTCCGCAGTTCTCAGTTTAAACACCAATAAAATCGCCTTTACAACCGATTCCTATGTTATTCATCCCCTGTTTTTTCCAGGGGGTGATATTGGATCATTAGCGATTAATGGAACAGTCAATGATTTAGCCATGAGTGGAGCCCGTCCCCTCTATTTAAGTGTGGGATTTATTCTCGAAGAAGGACTCCCAATGGAAACCCTTTGGCGTGTCGTTCAATCATTACAAAAAGCTGCCCAAATAGCGGAAGTTCAGATTATTACAGGGGATACAAAAGTAGTCGATCACGGGAAAGGAGATGGTATATTTATTAATACCGCAGGAGTCGGAATTGTTGAACATAATCAAGTCATTGCACCCCAAAGTGTTCAACCAGGAGATGCTATTTTAATTAGTGGAGATTTAGGCCGTCATGGCATTGCGATCATGGCTGTCAGAGAAGGGTTAGAATTTGAAACCGCCATTGAAAGTGATTGCGCTCCACTAAGTACCTTAGTCTTAGAAATGTTGGACGCAGGAGTTGAGATCCATTGTCTACGAGATCTCACCCGTGGGGGGTTAGCCAGTGCCTTAAATGAAATTGCCACGGGTGCAGGTGTTACCCTTAAGGTTCAAGAAACCGCTATTCCCGTCGCAGAAGATGTTCAGGGTGCTTGTGAAATTTTAGGGTTTGACCCCCTTTATGTAGCCAATGAAGGACGTTTAGTGGCGTTTATTCCTCAAAATTCAGTTTCTAGAGCCTTGGAGATTTTGCGATCGCACCATCAACAAGCGTCTATCATTGGCCAAGTAACCGGAACAGGCACAGGAATGGGGTTAGTCACCCTAGAAAGTCGCATTGGAGCTAGTCGCATCCTCGATATGCTAAGCGGAGAACAATTACCCAGAATTTGCTAA
- a CDS encoding Uma2 family endonuclease, with the protein MVNPLEIKFDSFKLTDEQFYQLCQDNRDLRFERNAKGDMVIMPPTGGETGYANAGVTAQIWNWNQNNNLGIVFDSSTGFKLPNGADRSPDAAWIPLEKWNNLTPQQQERFLPLCPDFVIELRSKSDNLKSLQEKMKEYLENGTKLGWLINRKDRQVEIYRQGREVEILDNSQTLSGEDVLPNFVLSLDLIW; encoded by the coding sequence ATGGTTAATCCGCTAGAAATTAAGTTTGATTCCTTTAAATTAACTGATGAACAATTTTATCAGCTATGTCAAGATAATCGTGATTTACGCTTTGAAAGAAATGCCAAGGGAGATATGGTAATTATGCCCCCAACAGGAGGAGAAACAGGATATGCAAATGCCGGAGTGACAGCACAAATTTGGAACTGGAATCAAAATAATAATCTAGGAATTGTTTTTGATTCATCAACAGGATTTAAGCTTCCTAATGGGGCAGATCGATCGCCGGATGCTGCTTGGATACCTTTAGAAAAATGGAATAATTTAACTCCCCAACAACAAGAAAGATTTCTGCCTTTGTGTCCTGATTTTGTGATTGAATTGCGTTCAAAAAGTGATAATTTAAAATCTTTACAGGAAAAGATGAAAGAGTATCTAGAAAACGGGACAAAATTGGGATGGTTAATTAATCGAAAAGATCGACAAGTTGAGATTTATCGACAAGGTAGAGAGGTTGAAATATTAGACAATTCTCAAACTTTATCAGGAGAAGATGTCTTACCTAATTTTGTTTTAAGTTTAGACTTAATCTGGTAA